One stretch of Heterodontus francisci isolate sHetFra1 chromosome 22, sHetFra1.hap1, whole genome shotgun sequence DNA includes these proteins:
- the LOC137381373 gene encoding fibrous sheath CABYR-binding protein-like isoform X2: MKCINVPKDLSFISKQTISMILKEREKEGWSLKLAPKLDDTASPTTQEPAIGPREDKSPQIIEAAPEEGSWEAMAPLMIEAAPEEGPSEDTAPLMIEAAPEEGPWEDTASVMIEATPEEGPSEDTAPLMIEAAPEQGPSEDTASLMIEAAPEQGPSEDTASLMIEAAPEQGPSEDTASLMIEAAPEEDLTMETAPTEEAIEQVQSPEELPVMDNEEETRNPAEQQAAVIIQSTYRGYSTRKKLKEESPSPTEADNDLFTEQYPGTDGSEYNSGEELTFAEDKNVSFGEATGISHEEPKSRLEGNVSAAKVDTAQVNICAAELGSLMEKVNFNMDVDICGSELQPDTKEDNKSEPDMTTETAGQNICGTELDQKDFFEATSHYVANVDICSTELESFATGKDTGDETNEGTEIDIEAHGELGDEVTEEAVHHYEVGVSGTEENTQDQVNESQKSTKDIKEEPKLMADTKDNDNPPTAENQDAEGDSSMIE; this comes from the exons ATGAAGTGTATAAATGTTCCGAAGGATCTCTCATTCATCTCCAAACAGACTATATCTATGATATTGAAG gaaagggaaaaagaaggcTGGAGCCTAAAGTTGGCACCCAAGTTGGATGATACAGCCTCTCCGACAACTCAAGAACCAGCAATAGGTCCACGGGAAGACAAATCCCCTCAAATAATTGAAGCAGCGCCAGAAGAAGGTTCATGGGAAGCCATGGCCCCTCTGATGATTGAAGCAGCACCAGAGGAAGGCCCTAGTGAAGATACAGCCCCTCTGATGATTGAAGCAGCACCGGAAGAAGGTCCATGGGAAGACACAGCCTCGGTGATGATTGAAGCAACACCAGAAGAAGGCCCTAGTGAAGATACAGCCCCTTTGATGATTGAAGCAGCACCAGAACAAGGTCCATCGGAAGACACAGCCTCTCTGATGATTGAAGCAGCACCAGAACAAGGTCCATCGGAAGACACAGCCTCTCTGATGATTGAAGCAGCACCAGAACAAGGTCCATCGGAAGACACAGCCTCTCTGATGATTGAAGCAGCACCAGAAGAAGATCTCACAATGGAAACAGCACCAACAGAAGAAGCAATAGAACAAGTTCAATCCCCAGAGGAATTGCCTGTGATG gATAATGAGGAGGAAACAAGAAATCCAGCTGAACAGCAAGCTGCTGTGATCATACAGTCAACATACAGAGGTTACAGTACAAGGAAGAAATTGAAAGAAGAGTCACCAAGCCCAACTGA AGCTGACAACGACTTATTTACAGAGCAGTACCCAGGTACAGATGGAAGTGAGTACAACTCAGGTGAAGAGTTGACATTTGCTGAAGACAAAAATGTCAGTTTTGGAGAGGCTACTGGGATAAGCCATGAAGAACCTAAAAGCAGGCTGGAAGGCAATGTAAGTGCAGCTAAGGTTGACACTGCACAGGTTAACATCTGTGCTGCAGAGCTGGGCTCCCTGATGGAAAAAGTAAACTTTAATATGGATGTAGATATCTGTGGCTCAGAACTACAACCAGACACAAAAGAAGACAACAAATCGGAACCAGACATGACCACTGAGACAGCTGGACAGAATATCTGTGGGACTGAGTTAGATCAGAAAGATTTCTTTGAGGCTACATCTCATTATGTAGCGAATGTTGACATCTGTAGCACTGAATTGGAAAGTTTCGCAACAGGAAAGGATACTGGCGATGAAACCAACGAAGGCACTGAGATTGATATTGAAGCCCATGGTGAACTTGGTGATGAAGTCACAGAAGAAGCTGTGCATCATTATGAAGTTGGAGTTAGTGGAACAGAGGAAAACACTCAAGATCAGGTAAATGAAAGTCAGAAGAGCACAAAGGATATTAAAGAGGAACCTAAATTAATGGCTGATACAAAAGATAATGACAATCCGCCAACAGCAGAAAATCAGGATGCTGAAGGAGACAGCAGTATGATAGAGTAA